A genomic region of Halomonas aestuarii contains the following coding sequences:
- a CDS encoding DUF6435 family protein, with amino-acid sequence MFGLLKRDPVKKLQKAYEQKLEQAMLAARNGDMRANASLTEEAEALREEIEKLKAS; translated from the coding sequence ATGTTCGGACTCTTAAAGCGTGACCCGGTGAAGAAGCTGCAGAAGGCCTACGAGCAGAAGCTCGAGCAGGCCATGCTGGCCGCCCGCAACGGCGACATGCGCGCCAACGCCTCGCTGACCGAGGAGGCGGAGGCGCTGCGTGAGGAGATCGAGAAGTTGAAAGCGTCCTGA